In Bacteroidota bacterium, the sequence AAGCCTAATTCTCCTTGTATAGATAAAGGTGAAATTGATGTATATTCAGATATAAAATATGACATTGATAAAAATTTAAGGTTGATGGGATTAATGGTTGACATTGGAGTATACGAAATGCCTAAGCCAAAAGCAATTTTCCCTCAGGATAAAAGTGGGACATTTTCTAATAAAATTATTGATTATCAATGGGCTCTTAATAAATATGGTAACATTAATGCTTCACATAATTTTATGATAAAGGCCTGGGAAAAGGGAAATGAATCTATTCCTGTTGATAAATCTTCTCTTAATACTTATGATTTTGCTTCATTATATTCATATCAGCCAAGAAAGGCTTACCAATGGATTGTTGGAACAGTGGTGGATAGTTTTACGTACTGGTCGGATACGACAACTTTTTACGTCGGGCATAATCATCCCCTTTATGTTAAGTCGGGTAGTAATGGAGATGGAACCTCATGGGCCAGTGCTTATGGAGAACTTATTGATGCACTGAATGCCTCTTATCCCGGCGATCAGGTCTGGGTGGCTGCCGGTACCTATAAGCCGGCAACCGTAACCGACCGCAATGCTTCTTTTAAATTAAAGTCGGCGGTTGCACTTTATGGCGGCTTTAACGGGACTGAAAGCTTTGAGGAATACCGTAACCCAAAAGCTAATTTGACGATTCTTTCCGGAGATATAGGAATCTCGGGCGATGCTTCGGATAATAGTTATCATGTCTTTTGCGATACGGTTTCATTAGCTGAGGATTCTATTGTCGGAGCTTTAGTGGACGGATTTACCATAACCGGCGGGAATTCCGATGCGGGCAATGGAGCGGCTATGTTAAACCTATATGCATCGCCTGAGGTTTATAATTGTATATTTACAAACAATCATGCTGCAAACGGCGCTGCTATTTATAACAGCAAGGCTTCGTCTCCTTACATATACAATAGCCTGTTCTATGGAAATACGGCAGGAACAGCCGGCGGTGCAATATGTAGTGATGCAACTTCCAAACCCGTGGTAATCAGCTCAACCATTACGAATAATACGGCAGCAACCGGCGGCGGAATAAGCGGCGGTGGAACAATTGGCAATACCATTATTTTTGGCAACAGTACCGGGGAAATTGACGGGCAGCCTGCAGTAACCTATAGTTGTGTGAAGGGTGGTTTTAGCGGTGCGGGAAATGTAAAGGGTAATCCGGGTTTTATTGATGTTGGCAGGAACAATTACCGATTGTCCGGATTTTCTTCCTGTTACAATAAAGGATCCAATGCTTTATTGCCGTTCGGTTATCTTTCAGATTTGGATTATGTTCATTCCCGTATATTGCAGGGTGTGGTTGACATCGGCGCGTATGAACTTGAAAAACCGGATACCATAAAAATCGATTCAATTACTCCTGCTCAAAATTCTACTTATAAAAATATTTATGGTCCTGTTGTGGTATATTTCAATCAATCGGTGCAAAGGATGAATTTAGGCAAAATACAAATCACCCCGGCTGTAAACCTTAAAAGTACCAGTCTAAATGCCGATAGTACTCAGTTGACGCTTAATTATAAGACTCCCTGGAGTTTTGACCAGGATTATAAACTGGCAATAGCGGCCAATTCTGTTGCTTATGCCGGTAATAATTTAATCGGCACAAGGGATACCTCCTTTAAATTCAGGATAAGAAGCTGTATCCCTGCTTTAATTATTCTGGATAAGACAGCTACGCTTTTTTGCCCGAATGTCTCCACAACGCTTAAAGTCGATACAGTAAAAGGCGATGGCAATTCGGATTTCAAATGGTATTACGGGCTAAATCTGTTAAGTAAGTTTAATGGATTGAACAAGATGAATATAGATTCAATCAGTGATAATACTTTAGGCCTGTATAAATGTGAGATAAGCGATATGTGTGGTTTGCAGACTGAGGATTCTATCAGGCTTGGATACAAAGCAAATATTACCTATCCTGAAATTGTTAAAAAATGGAATGATATCCTGCTGGTAAAAAATCCGGATGGCCTGTTCAGCAACTATGTGTGGAAGTATGGTGGATCGGATTTAGGGAAAAATGTTCAGTATATAACTTACAATCGTTTTGGTACATACGATGTATGGGCCACTGATGCCGGTTCGGGATGTACAGTACATGGTCAGTACGTGGTTAATTCGAAGAAATCTGCGAGTATAAAAATTTATCCTAATCCTATACATGTTTCTGATATTGTAACCATTGATTTCGGGGAGCAAAAGTCGGGTACCATCCGATTGTTCGATATGAAGGGTGTACTGGTTTATTCCGGAGAATTTAATACTGATGTACAGTACCGGTTTAATAACACGAACCTGATGCCCGGGGTCTATTTGCTTGAAATTGTGAGCGATGGCGAACGGACTGTCAATAAATTAGTTATCAACAAATAATTGAAATGCAGGTGCTTACTTCTTGTAGATACCTGCATTTTTAATCCATTGCATAAAGCATAGAAAATGAAACAAATAATAATATATGTTTTGATCTGCACATTGGTTCCGGCCATACTGCAGGCACAGGAGACTAAAGAAGAAAATAAGGCAGATTCAAGTAAGACTATTGTAAATAAATGGGATATAAATAAAAAAGAGATTCATTATCCGAGGTTGCATTGGGGCTTTTCAGGTGAAGGAGGGACTTTCAACCTTATGCTTAAAGGTGATAATCTCAGTGTTAAAAATGATCCTTCTTATGGAGGCAATCTTTTTTTCGAGTTGAAATTTGCCAAATGGATTGGACTGGAAACGGGAGGGAGTTATATCGAGCTTTCGGGCAAAGTGAAGGTGGTCAGTTACAGTAAGACTTATACAAATTTAAAGGATAATCAGGGAGATAATATTGATCTGACAGTTGAAGCGAAAGGTTTGGAAGAGTCCCTTACAACATCGGTTATTGAAATACCCCTAAGTTTAAGGTTAGAGTGGAATCCCGGTAAATGGACTCTTTATTTAAAACCGGGAGTGGCATACACAATCGCTCAAACTTCAAATTATAAACAAAGGGGAACCTATACAAGAACAGGATATTATCCAGATTTCGGAATAACGTTTACTAATCTTTCTGAACATGGTTTTTATACGGAAGTGCCTCATAAACAGGAAGACAACAAATTGGAATTGAATAGTGGAATAAATCCTTTCATCGGTGCAGGTGTAATTTTCCCGGGTATTCAGGGCCACTTCTATATTGAAGGAAAATATTACCCGGGTAGCTTTGATTTTAAAAAATCGGAGAACGGTACAAGACCGTTTGAGGGACCTGGATATGTCTATTTGCCTTCGAATTATGCATTTAGCAGTGCAACCGCGTTATCCGAAAAAGTGGGCCTGGGCGGTTTTATGGTTACC encodes:
- a CDS encoding T9SS type A sorting domain-containing protein — encoded protein: KPNSPCIDKGEIDVYSDIKYDIDKNLRLMGLMVDIGVYEMPKPKAIFPQDKSGTFSNKIIDYQWALNKYGNINASHNFMIKAWEKGNESIPVDKSSLNTYDFASLYSYQPRKAYQWIVGTVVDSFTYWSDTTTFYVGHNHPLYVKSGSNGDGTSWASAYGELIDALNASYPGDQVWVAAGTYKPATVTDRNASFKLKSAVALYGGFNGTESFEEYRNPKANLTILSGDIGISGDASDNSYHVFCDTVSLAEDSIVGALVDGFTITGGNSDAGNGAAMLNLYASPEVYNCIFTNNHAANGAAIYNSKASSPYIYNSLFYGNTAGTAGGAICSDATSKPVVISSTITNNTAATGGGISGGGTIGNTIIFGNSTGEIDGQPAVTYSCVKGGFSGAGNVKGNPGFIDVGRNNYRLSGFSSCYNKGSNALLPFGYLSDLDYVHSRILQGVVDIGAYELEKPDTIKIDSITPAQNSTYKNIYGPVVVYFNQSVQRMNLGKIQITPAVNLKSTSLNADSTQLTLNYKTPWSFDQDYKLAIAANSVAYAGNNLIGTRDTSFKFRIRSCIPALIILDKTATLFCPNVSTTLKVDTVKGDGNSDFKWYYGLNLLSKFNGLNKMNIDSISDNTLGLYKCEISDMCGLQTEDSIRLGYKANITYPEIVKKWNDILLVKNPDGLFSNYVWKYGGSDLGKNVQYITYNRFGTYDVWATDAGSGCTVHGQYVVNSKKSASIKIYPNPIHVSDIVTIDFGEQKSGTIRLFDMKGVLVYSGEFNTDVQYRFNNTNLMPGVYLLEIVSDGERTVNKLVINK